From one Triticum aestivum cultivar Chinese Spring chromosome 4B, IWGSC CS RefSeq v2.1, whole genome shotgun sequence genomic stretch:
- the LOC123093606 gene encoding poly(A) polymerase I isoform X1, with protein MTAVRRCTDLSSLPSPAPLLSRLSSAASRLLQIRKYGSRKEDGGGLRKGRSSSASRPGFIDPSSWKHFDSRTVGIPVGAIPRNCMAVLQMLKRKGFEAYLVGGCVRDLLLKRAPKDFDVITTASLKEIKKHVFPRCFIVGKRFPICLVRWRGSLFEVSSFKTNTTQVKGNENVNCSEETDGHDEVDILRWKDSLRRDFTVNSLFFNPFNHRVYDYVNGVKDLRKNKVCTVIPAHVSFKEDPARILRGLRVAARLGFQFSSETSTAIRDLSPSIINIDKTRLAMEMKYMLSYGAAESSIRLLRKYGLLDILLPFQAAYLSDQLKGKSSDRGLMLMNLLANLDKFFSADRPCHCSLWLALLAFHNALINSPQDAQVIKAFAALMHFGTWDSAIEFLNEDVGAPVTYVPEAFGPSGAKVDNLMERTSHLASLVKSSVDTLTCLNTLKQSVVRYPGASQFSGLVFVSVREKGRVLGIFNGLDSDLTSYDERRGMHGIDYKLLEDGVTAEVRFVLGKVIMDTMSAESPCASTDDAAALPRPAADVTDANHCLLSTLFHSGESD; from the exons ATGACGGCGGTCCGACGGTGCAccgacctctcctctctcccctcccCCGCTCCCCTCCTCTCCCGCCTCAGCTCCGCGGCCTCGCGTCTCCTCCAG ATCAGGAAGTACGGCTCGAGGAAGGAAGACGGCGGCGGTCTGCGGAAGGGGCGGTCCAGCTCCGCTTCAAGGCCAG GATTCATCGATCCTTCATCGTGGAAACATTTTGACTCGAGAACCGTTGGAATCCCCGTGGGCGCTATACCTCGCAATTGTATGGCTGTTCTACAAATGCTGAAACGAAAAG GATTTGAAGCTTATCTTGTTGGGGGATGTGTGAGAGATTTGCTACTCAAAAGGGCGCCTAAAGATTTTGATGTGATCACCACTGCAAGTCTCAAAGAG ATTAAAAAACATGTTTTCCCACGTTGTTTCATCGTTGGCAAACGCTTTCCAATATGCCTTGTTAGATGGCGTGGTTCATTATTTGAG GTTTCAAGCTTCAAAACAAATACGACTCAAGTGAAAGGAAATGAAAATGTAAACTGCTCAGAAGAGACAGATGGCCATGATGAGGTGGATATTCTTCGCTGGAAGGATTCATTGAGAAGAGACTTTACAGTAAACAG CCTATTCTTTAATCCATTCAATCACAGAGTTTATGATTATGTGAATGGAGTAAAGGATCTAAGAAAAAACAAG GTGTGTACAGTGATTCCTGCCCATGTTTCTTTCAAGGAGGATCCTG CCAGAATTTTGCGTGGCTTGAGAGTTGCTGCTCGACTTGGCTTTCAGTTTTCCAGCGAAACTTCTACTGCAATACGTGATCTTTCTCCATCCATCATAAATATCGACAAG ACAAGGTTggctatggaaatgaaatatatgcTATCTTATGGGGCGGCAGAGTCTTCGATTAGATTACTTAGAAAATATGGACTTCTCGATATTTTGCTGCCTTTTCAG GCAGCATATTTGTCAGATCAGTTAAAGGGCAAATCTAGTGACAGAGGGTTGATGCTCATG AATCTATTGGCTAATCTTGACAAGTTTTTCTCCGCTGACCGTCCATGCCACTGCTCTTTGTG GCTAGCACTGTTGGCATTTCACAATGCATTGATAAATTCTCCACAAGATGCCCAGGTAATCAAGGCTTTTGCTGCACTGATGCATTTTGGAACATGGGACAGCGCCATCGAGTTCCTGAACGAAGATGTTGGAGCACCAGTTACATATGTCCCAGAAGCTTTTGGGCCTTCTGGGGCCAAAGTGGATAATCTTATGGAACGGACATCACATCTAGCGTCACTAGTGAAATCTTCGGTTGATACGTTGACATGTTTAAATACTCTCAAACAATCAGTGGTCAGATATCCGGGGGCATCACAATTTTCAGGACTT GTTTTTGTATCAGTCAGGGAGAAGGGCAGAGTGTTGGGGATATTTAACGGCCTTGATTCTGACCTAACTTCATATGACGAGAGAAGAGGGATGCATGGGATTGACTATAAGTTGCTGGAAGACGGAGTTACTGCCGAGGTCCGATTTGTTCTCGGAAAAGTGATCATGGACACCATGAGTGCTGAGTCACCGTGTGCATCCACCGATGATGCTGCTGCTTTGCCAAGGCCAGCGGCGGATGTTACTGATGCAAACCATTGTCTACTGTCCACGTTATTTCATAGTGGTGAATCGGACTGA
- the LOC123093606 gene encoding poly(A) polymerase I isoform X2 yields the protein MTAVRRCTDLSSLPSPAPLLSRLSSAASRLLQIRKYGSRKEDGGGLRKGRSSSASRPGFIDPSSWKHFDSRTVGIPVGAIPRNCMAVLQMLKRKGFEAYLVGGCVRDLLLKRAPKDFDVITTASLKEIKKHVFPRCFIVGKRFPICLVRWRGSLFEVSSFKTNTTQVKGNENVNCSEETDGHDEVDILRWKDSLRRDFTVNSLFFNPFNHRVYDYVNGVKDLRKNKVCTVIPAHVSFKEDPARILRGLRVAARLGFQFSSETSTAIRDLSPSIINIDKTRLAMEMKYMLSYGAAESSIRLLRKYGLLDILLPFQAAYLSDQLKGKSSDRGLMLMNLLANLDKFFSADRPCHCSLW from the exons ATGACGGCGGTCCGACGGTGCAccgacctctcctctctcccctcccCCGCTCCCCTCCTCTCCCGCCTCAGCTCCGCGGCCTCGCGTCTCCTCCAG ATCAGGAAGTACGGCTCGAGGAAGGAAGACGGCGGCGGTCTGCGGAAGGGGCGGTCCAGCTCCGCTTCAAGGCCAG GATTCATCGATCCTTCATCGTGGAAACATTTTGACTCGAGAACCGTTGGAATCCCCGTGGGCGCTATACCTCGCAATTGTATGGCTGTTCTACAAATGCTGAAACGAAAAG GATTTGAAGCTTATCTTGTTGGGGGATGTGTGAGAGATTTGCTACTCAAAAGGGCGCCTAAAGATTTTGATGTGATCACCACTGCAAGTCTCAAAGAG ATTAAAAAACATGTTTTCCCACGTTGTTTCATCGTTGGCAAACGCTTTCCAATATGCCTTGTTAGATGGCGTGGTTCATTATTTGAG GTTTCAAGCTTCAAAACAAATACGACTCAAGTGAAAGGAAATGAAAATGTAAACTGCTCAGAAGAGACAGATGGCCATGATGAGGTGGATATTCTTCGCTGGAAGGATTCATTGAGAAGAGACTTTACAGTAAACAG CCTATTCTTTAATCCATTCAATCACAGAGTTTATGATTATGTGAATGGAGTAAAGGATCTAAGAAAAAACAAG GTGTGTACAGTGATTCCTGCCCATGTTTCTTTCAAGGAGGATCCTG CCAGAATTTTGCGTGGCTTGAGAGTTGCTGCTCGACTTGGCTTTCAGTTTTCCAGCGAAACTTCTACTGCAATACGTGATCTTTCTCCATCCATCATAAATATCGACAAG ACAAGGTTggctatggaaatgaaatatatgcTATCTTATGGGGCGGCAGAGTCTTCGATTAGATTACTTAGAAAATATGGACTTCTCGATATTTTGCTGCCTTTTCAG GCAGCATATTTGTCAGATCAGTTAAAGGGCAAATCTAGTGACAGAGGGTTGATGCTCATG AATCTATTGGCTAATCTTGACAAGTTTTTCTCCGCTGACCGTCCATGCCACTGCTCTTTGTG GTAA